TTCTACAAGGGAAAAAAATTGCATTGAAATAGAATGATACACGAGGATTAATTCTCACGAAGATTTTATGAGAAATTATACACGTAATTTGTCTAATCAAAATAACTAATTGTAAAATTCTATGGAGAAGCAGTATCCAACTTAGCAAAGTAATCAATTATTTgacccccaaaaaaaaaaagaaaagaaaaacctcaAGGATTTAAGTGAGATGCAGAAAGTTGAAACAAAAGCCAACATTTAAGACAACCAAAAAGAATGTGGAATTCATAAGACTACCAAATTGTCTTATACAAAATCCAAGCAAATAGACAATGTTTTCACTACATGAAAATTGGCTTAGCAATATTAGAATCATCACACTGCAACCGATCCGTAAAACACTACTTCGGCTGGGCCAGTCATGTACACATGATTGTCTTCCTCCTTCCATTCAATATCTAACGGACCTCCGGGCAAATCCACCGTGCAACTCTATTTCacaaaatgtataataaaataatcaattgagATGAAGGGGGGGAAAAAAAGACCTCTTTTTCACCCTGCAAATGTGGAACGAATCTCGAATTCCTCCTCTTTGGTATAAGAAAACTAGGTTAAATACTTCAAGAAGAAAGACATCAATGTCCCATTTCATTGGCATAAGCCCATTGACCTTATTTCATTAACACTATTTAAACATTCCAGAACAACACTTACCCTCCCAGCACGTCCTTCGAGAACAGCTGCAACCACCACAGCACAAGCTCCGGTTCCACAAGCCAGTGTTGCTCCTGTGAAAGGCAATTGACATGAGCTTTTAACAAGAACAAGAACCCAAAATGATGGCTCATTTTATATCTGCACATGGGAGTACCTGCTCCACGCTCCCAAACACGCATTTTCAAGTGTTCATGAGAAAAAACTTCCACAAATTCTAACAAGACAAGGCATAATCATTGTTAGAGAGTGGATTTGCTTAACAGGAGATAAATGACAATCATGTAATAGGAAAACCATTTCATCACATTCGAAAAGCATGAAGCTGTGCTAATAGATGTTACCCAAGGAATTGATTGCTTAACATCATCTCAGAGATTAGATAATAACTAACCTGTGTTGGTCCTAGCTGGGAACATTTCATGATGCTCAAATTTAGGACCAATTGCAGCTAAATTTAGTTCATCAACGGTCAAATTCTGCTCAATCGCAATCATTAAGCAAAAGAAGGGAAGTAttagaaatgcaaatgaaaagaGAAGGAAGAATAGAGGAAATGTATCTCAAGACATCAGACAATGAAAGCATTTTCTTCTAGAACAAGTAATTCAATGTAAAAGACAATTTTCGCAGGCATCGATGAATAGTTGGTTATTGTACGAGATTGGCTAAAACAAACAGCTCTTTTAACAGTTCCTAGTGTTGTTCTTCACTTAAAGCATACAATGGGTAAAAGGTTTATGATACTCAGGCCCATGCACATAATTGATATGCCAACAAAAGTTCGGCACGGGTAGATGTCTTGTTGTCTGCTACAAGCCAAACCTCGAGTCAAAAAGTTTACTAGGCAGTAAATAACGagcaaaaatatttgaatattgcAGAGGAAGTATAGTTAAGAATAgttcatataaatataacatcCAGACTAATCTTCTCATCAATCATCACCCAAAATACAAACCTGGCTTTGTCTGTTGCCAAAAGTCACACAATGTGGATTTCCCATGCTAACACAAGTCACATTCCAAGTTACTCCATCTACATTGATATCTGCTTTAACAGCAGCTTGATCTTTATTTGCTGGTAACTTTGTAGGAACATCTGATGCTTTAAGAATTGGTTCACCCATATCAACTTTAACCTGAGATCATGCAGCTCCATGTCAGATGCATTAAGCACCATAGATGGAGTACTGCAACATATAAGATTCCAAATAAAATACCTTTCCGTCTTCTTGAATTTCGGGAACAATTAATCCCGCACCAGTATGCACAGTAAAACTGCATAAAATTAGAAGAGAATGAAACCCCAAAGACATTTCAGCATAAAACTTCAAACTGACTTTTTAACAATGAAGCCGCATTTTAGGACAAAGAGAATAACACATTGCTTCAAACATATACAAAAGGCAACATTATGACTGCTCGGAACATAGAAGTACACGCCATTAACTATACCTTTGCTTCCCGTGTAAATTCTCAAGTTCGGCAATGAATCTCGCAAAGCACCTTACCCCATTACCACACATCtagaagaaaatatattaattaaaaaataaagccaaaattctatttttacgtAAAAAACACATAATTGATCCAAGAAACCACTCAATATTCAATTTCAGTGATTCAACCAGAGAACCAAAGAATCAAAGTGACACACTAagtccccatttagttatcaCTTTCACTAACTGACTTTTAGCTTTGGTAGAAAAGGCAAATAAATAAGCATTTGGATACAAAATAGAAAAGGTAGATTCATTGCTAAAtgaatttaaacaattaaaaacataaataagaactgtgttaaggcatgaaattatttttatacaggATAGTTAAGTTTTAACTTGTATTTATACTGAAAGTTTGGTTTCAGtttgaatcaaatatatttactaatatataCGTCTTTTAGCAACTTTTGAGCAAGGAAAAGCTGATTACCTCGGGCTCGCTGCCATCGGAGTTGAAGATTCGCATAGTATAATCGGTACCGTTGACTCCCGGCATCGCAAAAATCACTCCATCAGCTCCGATACCGAAGTTCCTATCGCACAACTTCACCGCTTGCTCCGGCGTAACCCTCGGTTCCGTCGAGTCCCTGTTATCAACCTACGGCAATAAACAAGAATTCAGCTAAGGCAATTTCTGCTACATTTTTTTCAGCTAAATATAAATGAACTGGAGAAATTACCAAAATGAAATCGTTCCCAAGGCCGTGGTACTTAACGAAGTGAAGAAATCCACTTTCCCTTCGGTCAAGGAACGACGTCGTGGAGATTTTCTCTGGAGTTCCGATGCTCATGGAAGATGCAGAGACTcgaaggttagggtttttaagagAAGAAAAGTTGGAACGAAGAGAATCGAAATGAAGAGAAGAAGTTGATCGAAAAGGGGCGGCGATGGAGGCGGAGGAACGGCGAGTTTGTGGAGGGAGGGAGAGGGAAATGGCGGCGGCGATGGCCATCGAAGCTTTTGGTTTCTTCGTTTGATTTGAGACGGCGGGTTTTTAGTGTTGCGGTGGCGTTTTTGCAGTCAAAAATTGGAAAGGGCAactgatttttcatttttgtctttGTTATGTAAGAGAGGTGGTGGGATCGTACGCGGATTGTGAATCGTGTACCCCGTTTGACTATGAAGAGATTTGATCAGATTTCATGATCATGAGaaaattattgagataaaatatTGTATTCGATACTTCGGGTTGAGCTCAGCACAAGCTTGTAGATCTTTGTGTACTAGATCCAACTCTAAATCTTTACGGTTGCAACCATCTCTTGCTAGAAATGTTATCCCAggcataaaaattatattaataatattaaatgcactagtacatttatttattattgtgttattttaaattgtgaattag
The sequence above is a segment of the Gossypium raimondii isolate GPD5lz chromosome 4, ASM2569854v1, whole genome shotgun sequence genome. Coding sequences within it:
- the LOC105768203 gene encoding diaminopimelate epimerase, chloroplastic is translated as MAIAAAISLSLPPQTRRSSASIAAPFRSTSSLHFDSLRSNFSSLKNPNLRVSASSMSIGTPEKISTTSFLDRRESGFLHFVKYHGLGNDFILVDNRDSTEPRVTPEQAVKLCDRNFGIGADGVIFAMPGVNGTDYTMRIFNSDGSEPEMCGNGVRCFARFIAELENLHGKQSFTVHTGAGLIVPEIQEDGKVKVDMGEPILKASDVPTKLPANKDQAAVKADINVDGVTWNVTCVSMGNPHCVTFGNRQSQNLTVDELNLAAIGPKFEHHEMFPARTNTEFVEVFSHEHLKMRVWERGAGATLACGTGACAVVVAAVLEGRAGRSCTVDLPGGPLDIEWKEEDNHVYMTGPAEVVFYGSVAV